Proteins from one Deltaproteobacteria bacterium genomic window:
- a CDS encoding (2Fe-2S)-binding protein produces MRIQEHPILGKFEKGQKVQFHFEEKIMEGFEGEPIAMALRSNGILIHRYTPKRNEPRGMFCAIGRCTDCIMVVDGVPNVRTCVVPLKAGMAVRIQVGKGPDLLPVKL; encoded by the coding sequence ATGCGTATTCAGGAACATCCCATTTTAGGAAAATTTGAAAAAGGTCAAAAGGTCCAGTTTCATTTTGAAGAAAAAATTATGGAGGGTTTCGAAGGAGAACCCATCGCCATGGCCCTCCGGAGCAACGGGATCTTGATCCATCGCTATACCCCCAAAAGAAATGAACCCCGGGGGATGTTTTGCGCCATCGGACGGTGCACCGATTGTATCATGGTCGTGGACGGCGTGCCCAATGTGCGGACCTGTGTCGTTCCCCTAAAGGCCGGCATGGCGGTTCGAATCCAGGTTGGCAAAGGGCCGGACCTTTTACCGGTGAAACTATGA
- a CDS encoding FMN-binding glutamate synthase family protein, whose protein sequence is MSDEKLYQEQYVEQGKAPKPKDVQRGVWNAETVAEVKYKAFTGKHRIRGCGSTSRYPNFDDLLILAAQLSRLSVDTYREECVTRTVLGARYAKKPLVLETPIMISGMSYGALSKEAKIALAKSTQLVGNSINNGEGGLLPEERQNSYKQVVQITPSRMGFSLANIEAADALELITGIGAKPGLSGHLMGSKITKEIAQFRQLPEGIDLHSHPRHGDIFGADDMVLKIQELRDVTDYQIPIFIKMAAGRVREDVKIAVKTGADGVVIDGSEGGTGAAPVMASKHLGIPTLPALIQAVRALEEMGVKDEVSLIVSGGIKDGADVAKALALGANAVAIGTGAMVAMGCVVCLKCHEGKCPFGIGTQDPELRKNLDIDAAALRVANYVKAMTYETVLLAKATGKTKLANLEREDIRSLTLEACAMTGIPLVGTNFTFTERFGFC, encoded by the coding sequence ATGTCAGATGAAAAATTATATCAGGAACAGTACGTGGAACAGGGGAAGGCACCTAAACCCAAAGATGTGCAGCGCGGGGTCTGGAATGCCGAGACCGTGGCCGAGGTCAAGTACAAGGCCTTTACCGGAAAGCACCGCATCCGGGGCTGTGGCTCCACCTCCCGCTATCCCAACTTCGATGACCTGCTGATCCTGGCGGCCCAGCTTTCCCGTCTGTCCGTGGACACCTATCGTGAAGAATGCGTTACCCGGACGGTCTTAGGCGCCCGATACGCCAAAAAACCCCTGGTTCTTGAGACCCCCATTATGATTTCCGGTATGTCTTACGGGGCCTTGAGTAAAGAGGCCAAGATTGCCCTGGCCAAATCCACCCAGCTGGTGGGGAACTCCATTAACAACGGCGAAGGGGGGTTGCTGCCCGAGGAGCGGCAGAATTCCTATAAACAGGTGGTACAGATCACCCCCAGCCGGATGGGTTTTTCCCTGGCCAACATCGAAGCCGCCGACGCCCTGGAACTGATTACCGGTATCGGGGCCAAACCCGGCCTGTCAGGACACCTCATGGGCAGCAAGATCACCAAGGAGATTGCCCAATTCCGGCAACTGCCGGAGGGGATCGATCTGCACAGCCATCCCCGTCACGGGGATATCTTCGGGGCCGATGACATGGTCCTGAAGATTCAGGAACTCCGGGATGTCACCGATTACCAGATCCCCATCTTTATCAAAATGGCCGCGGGACGGGTCCGCGAAGATGTAAAAATAGCCGTCAAAACCGGTGCCGACGGCGTCGTCATCGACGGCTCCGAGGGAGGCACCGGAGCAGCCCCGGTCATGGCCTCCAAACATTTAGGGATCCCTACCCTTCCGGCCTTGATACAGGCCGTCCGGGCCCTGGAGGAAATGGGGGTCAAGGACGAAGTCAGTCTGATCGTCTCCGGGGGAATCAAGGACGGGGCCGACGTGGCCAAGGCCCTGGCTTTAGGGGCCAATGCCGTGGCCATTGGTACCGGGGCCATGGTGGCCATGGGATGCGTGGTCTGCCTCAAGTGCCATGAAGGGAAATGTCCATTTGGCATCGGGACTCAGGACCCGGAATTGAGGAAAAACCTCGACATCGATGCGGCGGCCTTGCGGGTGGCCAACTATGTAAAAGCCATGACCTACGAAACCGTTCTTTTGGCCAAGGCCACGGGAAAGACCAAATTGGCCAACCTGGAGAGGGAAGACATCCGCTCCCTCACCCTGGAGGCCTGTGCCATGACCGGCATCCCCCTGGTGGGAACCAACTTCACCTTTACCGAAAGGTTTGGGTTTTGTTAA